The Ornithodoros turicata isolate Travis chromosome 9, ASM3712646v1, whole genome shotgun sequence genome includes a region encoding these proteins:
- the LOC135369369 gene encoding uncharacterized protein DDB_G0290685-like — MLLYPSYASAVFDPQLGMIPVCDNDDDDNNDGDDNNDNNDDDGNDHNDSDDDDNDDNDDDDDNDDNNNDDDDNNDNDDGDDNNNNDNNNDGDDDDNDNDDDDNNNDNDEDVGDDDNDDNDDNNDNDDNNNDDGNDHNDSDDDDNDDNDDDDDNDDNNNDDDDNNDNDDGDDNNNNDNNNDGDDDDNDNDDDDNNNDNDEDVGDDDNDDDDDNDDNNDNDDNNDDDGNDHNDSDDDDNDDDDDNDDNNNDDDDNNDNDDGDDNNNNDNNNDGDDDDNDNDDDDNNNDNDEDVECE, encoded by the exons atgcTTCTTTATCCGTCTTATGCAtcagccgtctttgatcctcaactggggatgataccggtgtg cgacaacgacgacgacgacaacaacgacggcgacgacaacaacgacaacaacgacgacgacggcaACGACCACAACGacagcgacgacgacgacaacgacgacaacgacgacgacgacgacaacgacgacaacaacaacgacgacgacgacaacaacgacaacgacgacggcgacgacaacaacaacaacgacaataaCAACGACGGCgatgacgacgacaacgacaacgacgacgacgacaacaacaacgacaacgacgAGGACGTCggcgacgacgacaacgacgacaacgacgacaacaacgacaacgacgacaacaacaacgacgacggCAACGACCACAACGacagcgacgacgacgacaacgacgacaacgacgacgacgacgacaacgacgacaacaacaacgacgacgacgacaacaacgacaacgacgacggcgacgacaacaacaacaacgacaataaCAACGACGGCgatgacgacgacaacgacaacgacgacgacgacaacaacaacgacaacgacgAGGACGTCggcgacgacgacaacgacgacgacgacgacaacgacgacaacaacgacaacgacgacaacaacgacgacgacggcaACGACCACAACGacagcgacgacgacgacaacgacgacgacgacgacaacgacgacaacaacaacgacgacgacgacaacaacgacaacgacgacggcgacgacaacaacaacaacgacaataaCAACGACGGCgatgacgacgacaacgacaacgacgacgacgacaacaacaacgacaacgacgAGGAC